GTAATGGGAGCGGAGCCTCACCCCGAGATTAACCTCGCCAATCCTTCGGCGGTCCGAATGCCATACGGGGTCGCCATTGCGTTAGGCTCCCTCTCGCTGCTACTTCCTGGAATCTGGAAAGGTTGACTCCCATGGAACTTCGCCGTGTCATATTCGCGTTGTTCGTAGCTTTGCTGTTATCGGTCGGGGCTACATATTTTCTCTATTCTCGAATCCGCAGGATGAATACGGGCACGCCGAGTACCACTCGTATCGTGGTTGCGTCTCGCGCCCTTAGTGCCGGCACGCCTCTGACCAGTGACGCCGTCGTCCTCGCAGAGTGGCCCGTCAGCGCGTCGATCCAGGGCGCGATCACAAAGCCTGAGACGGTAATCGGAAGATCTTTGATCTATCCGGTGAGTGCGAATCAGCCCATCGTAGACTCTGGTCTCGCGGCGGCTGGGTCAGGAATAGGCCTGTCCGTCAAGATCCCGGACGGCATGCGAGCGATCTCCGTTCGGTCCAATGATGTCGTAGGAGTGGCAGGTTTTCTGTATCCCGGATCACACGTTGACGTTGTGCTGACCTATCGCCCGGAAAATTCCCCCAACCCGGTTACAACCACGATTCTGCAGGATGTGACCGTGCTGACCGCCGGACAGACACTTGAGCCTGATCCAAAGGGCAAGGCGGAGAACGTGAGCGTCGTTACGCTCCTGCTGAGTCCCGAGGACTCACAAAAGATGGTCATGGCAGCCCAGCAAGGGACAGTGCAGTTTGTCTTGCGGAATGGAGCAGATCAAAAGAAGGCCGACACTCACCCGCTGCTGCTTTCAGAGATGTCCGGCGGAAAACCCGTACAGAGCACACCTAGTTCGAGCGGACGTGCAGTGAGAACGGTAAAACTCGCCAAGCTTCCCGATTTTTACACCGTCGAGACGATCGCCGGAGAAAAGCATTCGGTTGACAAATTCTAACCCCGGTTTGACGAAAGACAACCAACATGAAAGCAAAACTTTTCTTGATTTTCTTGTTTACGGTCTTTGCGTTGGCGTTTCTTAACCTTGCCTCGGTAGCTCAAACCACGAACTCTTCCCCCCAGGCCCCTCCTGCGAGCCCGGGTGTGCCATCCGCGCCGGAGAGTGAAACGGTTCATGTCCTCGTGGGCCGTTCTATCGTGGTCAACATGCAGGTTCGACTGCGCCGGATCTATGTAAGCAATCCGGCAGTTGTGGAGACTTCAACGACCACTCCTAACCAAGTTGTCGTCACGGCGAAGGCACCCGGCGCCAGCAACGTTGTCTTCTGGGACGAGTTTGGTAATTCTAAGCTTTTGGAACTCTATGCCGACATCGACGTTACGGGCCTGCGCGATGCTGTTCAAGATGAGTTCCCGGGGCAGGCGATTCAGGTGAGAGCTGAGCAGGGACGAATCATCTTGTCTGGAACGGCGAGGGACAAGGAGACCATGGACAGCATTACCAAGATGGCTCAGACGTATTCCAAAGATGTCGTAGATGCAATGCTTTTGAGCGAACCGCCACATGCAAGGCAGATCATGCTGAAGGTCCGTTTTGCGGAGGTCGACCGTACCAAGCTGCAGAATTTTGGCATCAACATTTTCAGCACAGGAGCCGCAAATACAATCGGCACGATCACGACGCAACAGTTTGGTTCCACTACGCTCAATACTCCCCCTACAGGGACTATCGGTGGTTCTGCCGCAGGAACCTCAACGGCGTTCTCCCTAGGCAATCTGCTTAATATCTTTCTGTTTCGTCCGGACCTGAACCTTGGTGCGACGATTTCAGACCTTCAACAGCACAACATTCTGCAACTTCTCGCGGAGCCTAACCTGCTCGCAATGAGCGGATCGCCTGCTCACTTTCTCGCTGGCGGCGAGTTCCCCTACCCCGTAGTGCAGGGAGGCGGCGCAGGAGGTTTTACAGCGGTTACGATCCAGTTCCGTCCTTTTGGCGTCAGACTGGACTTCACTGGAATCATTCAGCCTGACGGCAGTGTCCGAATGAAGGTCGCTCCCGAAGTGAGCTCTCTCGACTACGCCAATTCAGTCACTATCTCTGGCTTTACCGTCCCGGCAATTTCGACGCGCAGAGCTGAAACTGAGATTCAACTCAAAGACGGCCAGAGCTTCGGCATCGCTGGGCTGATGAATTCGACGACGACCGCCCAGATGAGCAAGATCCCAGGTATCGCCGACGTTCCGATTCTGGGTCAGCTATTCCATTCGAAGTCGGACAATAATGCACATTCTGAACTTATGGTCATCGTGACTCCGACAGTTGTTGACCCATTACAAGGCAATCCCCCCCCGCCGACTGATCCCAAGCTAGCTGAGAAGCTCTTGGATTCGAAACAGTTCGACAAAGAGGCCCACAGGCGGTGGTAAGTCTGCGGCTTCGAATACTGATCGACCAGCAGATTACGTAGGAGCATTAAGTGAGGGAACAGCAAACAGTAACGACTGGCCAGCCGATGCAGGTGATCTGCATCCATCTGGACGACGCCAGCGAAGGCGTTCTCAGACGCTCTATGAGCGGCCTGAAGGAGTTTGATCTGGCTGCAACCTTTCATCAGTATTTTGGAGAGAAAGACGCGACTCTTGTACGCTTCATTCGAGATCACCGCCCGGATGTCTGCGTCATTGATCTTGATCGCGAACGAGAGATGTCGATGGAGACAGTGGAATATTTCAGGCGTACTACGCCGGCTTCCATGGCAATCTTTGCGGTCTCATCGAGCGTCGACTCCGAATCAATCATCGCTGCCATGCGGTGCGGCTGCACCGAATACCTGACCAAACCCCTGCAGGAAGAGCGCGTCAAAGATGCATTAGTCCAACTCGTCAAGAAGCGCAAGCAGACTGAAACACCTGCCGCCCAAGGGAAGCTCATAGCGTTCAAGGGCGTAAAGGGCGGTGTTGGCACGACGACGCTCGCGATTCAACTTGCCCATAGCCTCGCCAAGAGAGAGCATCGCACCCTCCTCATCGACGCCCACACCGACTTAGGAGACGCAACTCTTCATCTGGGTCTGGAACACCATAACTACGGCTTTTACGAACTCGTCCACAACCTTCAGCGGCTGGATGCCGAGCTACTGCAAGGTTTTGTTCTGAAGCATAGCAGTGGTCTGGACCTGCTGCCCTCGCCCGAGATGCTTGGCTCAAGTTCACGAGTAACAGGCGATTCGGTGCTACTCACCCTCAAGGCCCTCACAAGAATGTATGACTATGTCTTTGTGGATTGCATGCCAGGAATGGGAGATCTGACGCTCGCCGTATTGGAAGCCTCCGATGAGCTCAATCTGGTCTCGAGTGCCGACTTACCGTCCGCAAGAAACCTTGCGCGTTACTCCGAGTACCTGACACGGCTTGACTATCCTTCATCAAAGACCCGTGTCCTGATTAATCGCCGCTCGAAGAATAGCTCAATTTCTGTCGACCAGATCGAGAAGGTTCTCGGCCGCAAGGTCAGCGCAGTCGTACCTCATTGTGAAGGTGAGCTTACGGAGGCAATTAGCACCGGCATCCCAATCCCTGTACGATCGCGATCCGATCTGATGCAGATCATATCGAAGCTCGCTGACTCCATCGATGGAGGGAACGAAAAGAAGTCGTCGCAGCCTGATTCCAGCGTGGTTCCTTCTAAGTCACGATTCGGACTGCTTCGCATAACAAGCTAGAAGACATATCTCTAAGGTGTTAGCTGCTGCTAGGGAGACAGAACGTAACGCGGGGTGATTTATGAGCGTAGGCACAAATCAATTGCAGTCTCAGGCTGGTCCAACTCTGTTCGCGCAGAATCGCCCGGAACCGCACAGCGGCGGAATGTCCGTCAAGGCTTACCAGGAGATCAAGTCAAACATCCATCGCAACATGCTGGCGAAGGTTGACCTTGAGAAGCTTAGCTCTCTTCAGGACATGC
The Edaphobacter bradus genome window above contains:
- the cpaB gene encoding Flp pilus assembly protein CpaB, producing the protein MELRRVIFALFVALLLSVGATYFLYSRIRRMNTGTPSTTRIVVASRALSAGTPLTSDAVVLAEWPVSASIQGAITKPETVIGRSLIYPVSANQPIVDSGLAAAGSGIGLSVKIPDGMRAISVRSNDVVGVAGFLYPGSHVDVVLTYRPENSPNPVTTTILQDVTVLTAGQTLEPDPKGKAENVSVVTLLLSPEDSQKMVMAAQQGTVQFVLRNGADQKKADTHPLLLSEMSGGKPVQSTPSSSGRAVRTVKLAKLPDFYTVETIAGEKHSVDKF
- a CDS encoding type II and III secretion system protein family protein, yielding MIFLFTVFALAFLNLASVAQTTNSSPQAPPASPGVPSAPESETVHVLVGRSIVVNMQVRLRRIYVSNPAVVETSTTTPNQVVVTAKAPGASNVVFWDEFGNSKLLELYADIDVTGLRDAVQDEFPGQAIQVRAEQGRIILSGTARDKETMDSITKMAQTYSKDVVDAMLLSEPPHARQIMLKVRFAEVDRTKLQNFGINIFSTGAANTIGTITTQQFGSTTLNTPPTGTIGGSAAGTSTAFSLGNLLNIFLFRPDLNLGATISDLQQHNILQLLAEPNLLAMSGSPAHFLAGGEFPYPVVQGGGAGGFTAVTIQFRPFGVRLDFTGIIQPDGSVRMKVAPEVSSLDYANSVTISGFTVPAISTRRAETEIQLKDGQSFGIAGLMNSTTTAQMSKIPGIADVPILGQLFHSKSDNNAHSELMVIVTPTVVDPLQGNPPPPTDPKLAEKLLDSKQFDKEAHRRW
- a CDS encoding AAA family ATPase; translation: MREQQTVTTGQPMQVICIHLDDASEGVLRRSMSGLKEFDLAATFHQYFGEKDATLVRFIRDHRPDVCVIDLDREREMSMETVEYFRRTTPASMAIFAVSSSVDSESIIAAMRCGCTEYLTKPLQEERVKDALVQLVKKRKQTETPAAQGKLIAFKGVKGGVGTTTLAIQLAHSLAKREHRTLLIDAHTDLGDATLHLGLEHHNYGFYELVHNLQRLDAELLQGFVLKHSSGLDLLPSPEMLGSSSRVTGDSVLLTLKALTRMYDYVFVDCMPGMGDLTLAVLEASDELNLVSSADLPSARNLARYSEYLTRLDYPSSKTRVLINRRSKNSSISVDQIEKVLGRKVSAVVPHCEGELTEAISTGIPIPVRSRSDLMQIISKLADSIDGGNEKKSSQPDSSVVPSKSRFGLLRITS